Genomic DNA from Paenibacillus donghaensis:
AGAGTGGAAGCCATGACAAAAAATAAAATGCCTTTCATCACCCGCAGATGCTTCACGGGCGGATGACAAGGCATTTTTGTATTTAAAATATAAGGGGACAACCAGGCTGGGGTCAGGTAATACAGCAGGCCGGTCAGCCCATCCACTCCCGCCGCAGCGTGAACAGATCCTTCAGCGCATCGGTGGACAGCTCGGTAATCCAGCCCTCCGAGGTGGAGATTACGTTGTCGCTCAGCTGCTGCTTGTTCTCCAGCATCTCGTCGATTCTCTCCTCCAGCGTGCCGAGCGAGATGAACTTATGCACCTGCACATCGCGAGTCTGACCAATCCGGTAGGCCCGGTCCGTGGCCTGATTCTCGACAGCCGGGTTCCACCAGCGGTCAAAGTGGAACACATGGTTGGCGGCGGTAAGGTTGAGGCCAACACCGCCTGCCTTCAGCGACAGGATAAATACATTCGGCTGATCGGACTTGGCCGCTGCCGCCTGCGGCCCATGCTCTGCCGGAGGTTGAGGCGTCTGGAAGCGTTCGATCATCTTGTCGCGTGCGGTTTTGGAGGTGCTGCCGTTCAGGTAGAGCACCGGCTCCTGCAGCTCCTGCTCCAGCACGGCCTGAAGCATCTTGCCCATGCCGATATATTGGGTGAAGATCAGGCAGCGCTCATTCTCCTCGCGCAGCTCGCGGACCATGGCCAGCAGCCGTTCCAGCTTGGCGGAGCGTTCGATCAGCGCCGCCGTGTCCAGCACCATGCCCGGCTCGGGTTCAGGCAGGGCTTCCTTGTTCAGCAGCATCGGATGATCGCACAGCTGCTTCAGCCCGGTTAAGGCGCTGAGAATCGCACCTTTGCGCTCGATACCTTCCAGCTTCTGCATCCGCTCCAGCAGTCCGTTTACCGTCTGGTCGTACAGCGCCGCCTGCTCGGCGGTCAGGTGAACATAGGTTTTCATTTCATTTTTGTCCGGCAGATCCAGCTGAATGGCCGGGTCCTTCTTCTTGCGACGCAGCATAAACGGCTTCACCAGCCGCTGCAGATCCTCGGTCCGGTCCGTGTTATGCTCCTTCTCGATAGCACCTACGAACCGGTCGTTGAACGCTTTGGGGCTCCCCAGATATCCCGGCGTAATGAAATCATATATCGACCACAGCTCGGATAGACGGTTCTCAATCGGCGTACCTGTCAGGGCAATCCGGTGCAACGCCGGGAAGCTGCGCACCGCTGCAGACTGCTTCGTCTGGGCGTTCTTGATATTCTGCGCTTCATCGAGGCAGACAGCCGCCCAGGTGAACTCTCTCAGCAGTTCCTGATCCAGCGACGCGGTAGCGTAGGAGGTCAGCACCACATCCGCCTGTGACGCCGCGCCGTAGAAGAACCCGGCATCCAGCCTGCGGCTGCCGTAATGCAGCATCACATTCAGCGATGGGCCGAAGCGCTGCAGCTCCTTCTGCCAGTTGCCAAGTACGGAGGTCGGGCAGATGATCAGTGCAGGCCAGCCGGGCGGATCGGTCTGGCGGCGGCCCACCGCACCGCTCTCGCCGGACTGCTCTTTAATATGCAGCAGGTAGGCGATCAGCTGCACGGTTTTGCCAAGCCCCATGTCGTCGGCCAGGCAGGCGCCCAGACCGAAGCGGCGCAGGAAAGCCAGCCAAGCGAATCCTTCATGCTGATAATTGCGCAGCTCCGCCCGCAGGCTGGCCGGAACCGGTGGCTGCGGCCATTGCGAGCGCTGGCCGAGCTGACTGATCAGCCGCACGAGATGCTCGTTCAGCTCCACCTCCAGCCGGACGCGGGCTGCTTCCTCCTGTTGCTGCTCTTCTGCAGCCTCAGCAGCCTGCTCGTCTTGCTGGGCGGCAGCCAGCAGATGCAGCTGCAGCACATCCTGGAAGGACAAGCCCTTGGACTTGTCCACCCCGGCCATGGCTCGCTGGATCTGGCTCAGCAGCGCAGGGTCCAGCGAGATCCATTTGCCGCGGAACTGGACCAGCCGTTCCCCGCGCGCAACCAGCTCGGCGAATTCGGCCTCCGAGAGATCCGCATCGCCAATCGAGATCCGCCAGTCGAAATCGACCAGCGAATCCAGCCCGAACAGCGAATCCCCGCCGCGTTCGCTGCCTTCGCCGGAGCTGACCTTGGCGCGCAGGCGCGGTTTCTTGCGGCTGGCGGCCTGCCACCACGCCGGCAGCAGCACCTGCCAGCCGGCCGCGAGCAGCCGCTGGCTGTCCGCTGTCAGGAACCGCCAGGCGACTTCGTCGCTGAGCGGGACTGACAGCACATCGCTGCCCGGCGCGAAGCGCTCCGCAGGCAGCAGACCCTGCAGGCGCGCCAGCCAGCCGGCGGCGCGCTCCTCCACATGGCCGGACCAGCCGGACGGCCATGTGCCCAGCGGCTCGCCCGTGTCGGCGAGCCGGAGCGGAGCAAGGACGGAGGGGTCGGCTTTGTCCTGCAGCACCAGCTGCAGGCGCCAATGCCACTCCTCCCCGTCCGGCTCCAGCAGCTGCAGCGCGGGCCGGAACGGCGCGCTGTCGGCCTTCCAGCCGATGGAGATCAGCCAGCCGGCTTCATCCATCCCGGCCGCCGCTGTACCGCTGCGCTCGAACAGCAGCGGGAATTCGCTGCGCAGATCGCCGGCTTCGGCTTCTGACGCATAATAGCGCTCCGACACGGCGGCGGAGAACGCCGCGCGGACACCCGCGCCATAAGAGCTGCCGCGTTCGAGGCCGGTCAGCGCTGCTGCGCCGCCGCTCTCCGCCGCTGCCTTGCGCAGCGTCTCGTCTTCCCAGATCCACTGCAGCCGGCCTTCGCGGTAAGCCCTCAGGCTCGGAATGTATTTCTTCTGCGTCAGGCAGTCGGCCAGCAGGGGAGCCAGTCCGGTCAGGCGGGCCGCCTCACCTTCCCAGCTCCATTCCACATGCTGCAGCAGCTGCTGCTCCGCGAAGAAAGGAATTACCTGCTCCGCAGGCAGCAGC
This window encodes:
- a CDS encoding DEAD/DEAH box helicase, which gives rise to MITPLRKIIVRLTLSEHGDALLYGTTDNGDFISGLILKQKLFAWHEESFYGTELMVQQAGEYAELVLLPAEQVIPFFAEQQLLQHVEWSWEGEAARLTGLAPLLADCLTQKKYIPSLRAYREGRLQWIWEDETLRKAAAESGGAAALTGLERGSSYGAGVRAAFSAAVSERYYASEAEAGDLRSEFPLLFERSGTAAAGMDEAGWLISIGWKADSAPFRPALQLLEPDGEEWHWRLQLVLQDKADPSVLAPLRLADTGEPLGTWPSGWSGHVEERAAGWLARLQGLLPAERFAPGSDVLSVPLSDEVAWRFLTADSQRLLAAGWQVLLPAWWQAASRKKPRLRAKVSSGEGSERGGDSLFGLDSLVDFDWRISIGDADLSEAEFAELVARGERLVQFRGKWISLDPALLSQIQRAMAGVDKSKGLSFQDVLQLHLLAAAQQDEQAAEAAEEQQQEEAARVRLEVELNEHLVRLISQLGQRSQWPQPPVPASLRAELRNYQHEGFAWLAFLRRFGLGACLADDMGLGKTVQLIAYLLHIKEQSGESGAVGRRQTDPPGWPALIICPTSVLGNWQKELQRFGPSLNVMLHYGSRRLDAGFFYGAASQADVVLTSYATASLDQELLREFTWAAVCLDEAQNIKNAQTKQSAAVRSFPALHRIALTGTPIENRLSELWSIYDFITPGYLGSPKAFNDRFVGAIEKEHNTDRTEDLQRLVKPFMLRRKKKDPAIQLDLPDKNEMKTYVHLTAEQAALYDQTVNGLLERMQKLEGIERKGAILSALTGLKQLCDHPMLLNKEALPEPEPGMVLDTAALIERSAKLERLLAMVRELREENERCLIFTQYIGMGKMLQAVLEQELQEPVLYLNGSTSKTARDKMIERFQTPQPPAEHGPQAAAAKSDQPNVFILSLKAGGVGLNLTAANHVFHFDRWWNPAVENQATDRAYRIGQTRDVQVHKFISLGTLEERIDEMLENKQQLSDNVISTSEGWITELSTDALKDLFTLRREWMG